A window from Tenacibaculum singaporense encodes these proteins:
- a CDS encoding META domain-containing protein, with the protein MKNLIPILLSACLVISACSNKKEKKTPEEKTITTTDSIPKTTTKNTITNAYFKAHGVEPFWSLTISDKMIKLKTLHNSDSILTPHTEPIYAQDSNVKLYTLHTELAAVKIEISQMECINAMSGKSFPYSVTINYKKGKDKEFTTLEGCGEYITNYRLHDIWALEELNGTKVSKDDFGKELPYIEINSSKNTFMGTSGCNRITGKLFSERERIRFTNMASTEMLCTKGNEKEQEFTKALASTISYTIANNRLTLLNPDKTLLVFKKVD; encoded by the coding sequence ATGAAAAACCTTATACCAATACTACTAAGTGCTTGCTTAGTAATTTCAGCATGCTCAAATAAGAAAGAGAAGAAAACTCCTGAAGAAAAAACCATTACTACCACCGATTCAATTCCTAAAACTACTACTAAAAACACAATAACAAATGCTTATTTCAAAGCTCATGGAGTTGAACCTTTTTGGAGTTTGACTATTTCTGATAAGATGATTAAGCTAAAAACACTTCATAATTCAGACTCTATTCTAACACCACATACAGAACCTATCTATGCGCAAGACAGTAACGTAAAACTATATACTTTACATACCGAATTAGCTGCTGTTAAAATAGAAATTAGCCAAATGGAATGTATCAATGCTATGTCAGGTAAATCATTCCCCTATTCAGTAACTATTAACTACAAAAAAGGAAAAGATAAGGAATTTACTACTTTAGAAGGATGTGGAGAATACATCACCAATTATCGATTACACGATATTTGGGCATTAGAAGAATTAAATGGTACAAAAGTTAGTAAAGATGATTTTGGTAAAGAATTGCCGTATATAGAAATAAACTCTAGTAAAAATACCTTTATGGGAACTTCTGGCTGTAACAGAATTACTGGTAAACTTTTTTCTGAAAGAGAGCGAATTCGATTTACTAACATGGCCTCAACAGAAATGCTTTGTACTAAAGGAAATGAAAAAGAGCAAGAGTTTACAAAAGCGTTGGCTAGCACTATATCTTACACAATTGCTAATAACCGATTAACGCTTTTAAATCCTGATAAAACCTTATTGGTATTTAAAAAAGTAGACTAA
- a CDS encoding aspartate/glutamate racemase family protein, whose protein sequence is MKKIGLVGGISWTSTLDYYKYINEGINQRLGGLNSAECLIYSLNFSDVQNKGWTNSFDLIYNACANLASSNVDAIVLGANTAHLFADEIQSKINVPIIHIAEATAKEIKKEKLGKVGLLGTKFTMEMGFYKDKLKENNIETIIPSEKKDIEEIQHIVKNELGKGIVTNQSKLKFMRFASELIEQGAEGIILGCTEIPMLIGQNDFDFPVFDTTKIHVENIIDFALT, encoded by the coding sequence ATGAAAAAGATAGGATTGGTGGGAGGTATTAGTTGGACCTCAACTTTAGATTACTACAAATACATTAATGAAGGAATCAACCAAAGGTTAGGTGGTTTAAATTCTGCTGAATGTTTAATTTACTCACTAAACTTTTCAGATGTTCAAAACAAAGGTTGGACAAATTCTTTTGATCTAATTTATAACGCCTGTGCAAACTTAGCATCTAGTAATGTAGATGCTATAGTTTTAGGCGCGAACACAGCACATTTATTTGCTGATGAAATCCAATCAAAAATTAATGTTCCAATTATCCATATTGCAGAAGCAACCGCCAAAGAAATAAAAAAAGAAAAACTAGGTAAAGTAGGCTTGTTAGGAACAAAATTCACAATGGAAATGGGTTTTTACAAAGACAAACTAAAAGAAAACAATATCGAAACCATTATCCCATCAGAGAAAAAAGACATTGAAGAAATACAGCATATTGTAAAAAATGAGCTTGGGAAAGGAATTGTAACCAACCAGTCAAAGCTAAAATTTATGCGATTTGCAAGCGAATTGATAGAGCAAGGAGCTGAAGGAATTATTTTAGGCTGTACTGAAATTCCTATGCTAATTGGACAAAACGATTTTGACTTCCCTGTATTCGATACTACTAAAATTCATGTTGAGAATATTATAGATTTTGCTTTAACGTAA
- a CDS encoding VOC family protein, with protein sequence MTLNEIEIKAANIQTVKAFYANVLELPTTQSDNKSIRIKIGTSYLKFMEDSKNPPPAYHLAFNIPENKLQEAIEWSANKFEFVKKENEVLITNFENWNANSVYFYDADGNILEFIARHDLDNAATEQFNSNQILNISEFGIVKDRPDIYGKYLIDTYGLRLFEKNHNSETFTALGDDNGLLIIVKTNRNWYPTETPSKASTATIKLTNSGTETVLKITE encoded by the coding sequence ATGACACTAAACGAAATAGAAATAAAAGCTGCCAATATACAAACAGTCAAGGCTTTTTACGCAAATGTCTTGGAGCTCCCAACTACGCAGAGTGACAATAAATCAATTCGTATTAAAATTGGTACTTCCTATTTAAAATTCATGGAAGATTCTAAAAACCCTCCGCCTGCCTACCACTTGGCTTTTAACATCCCTGAAAACAAGTTACAAGAAGCAATTGAATGGTCTGCAAACAAGTTCGAATTTGTAAAAAAAGAAAACGAGGTACTGATTACTAACTTCGAAAACTGGAATGCCAATTCGGTATATTTTTATGATGCTGACGGAAACATATTAGAATTTATTGCTCGACACGATTTAGACAATGCCGCTACAGAACAGTTCAATAGCAATCAAATTTTAAACATAAGCGAGTTTGGAATTGTAAAAGACCGTCCTGATATATACGGAAAGTATTTGATTGACACTTACGGACTCCGTTTATTTGAAAAAAATCATAACAGTGAAACATTCACCGCCCTTGGTGATGACAACGGATTATTAATCATCGTTAAAACCAACCGAAATTGGTACCCAACAGAAACTCCATCTAAAGCTAGTACAGCTACTATTAAATTAACCAACTCAGGTACCGAGACAGTTTTAAAGATAACAGAGTAA
- a CDS encoding SDR family oxidoreductase → MMNNKIIVITGGTSGIGFACAAYLLSLDYRVIITGRTKENLDKAVADLGNNSVGILSDTSSLVEIDNLVAKVKNKFGKIDGLFVNAGIFKASTFEETSEQLFDETMNINFKGAFFTVQKFIPILKNPSSVVLNTSVVVFKSFSNTSVYTASKAALESIARVLNIELADKGIRVNVVSPGVTESPIQKKSGMSDEAIDNLLEHFSSTSPIGRIVQPTDIAPIVEFLLSDKSQVLRNEKIIVDGGTTL, encoded by the coding sequence ATGATGAATAACAAAATTATAGTAATTACAGGTGGAACATCGGGTATTGGTTTTGCTTGTGCAGCCTACTTATTAAGTTTAGATTATAGAGTAATAATAACAGGAAGAACGAAAGAGAATTTAGATAAAGCTGTTGCTGATTTAGGAAATAATTCAGTAGGTATTTTATCAGATACATCTTCATTAGTTGAGATTGATAATTTAGTAGCTAAGGTTAAAAATAAGTTTGGGAAAATTGATGGATTGTTTGTGAATGCAGGTATTTTTAAAGCTTCTACTTTTGAAGAAACTTCAGAGCAATTGTTTGATGAAACAATGAATATCAATTTTAAAGGAGCTTTTTTTACGGTTCAAAAATTTATTCCAATTCTTAAGAATCCTTCAAGTGTTGTTTTAAATACCTCTGTTGTTGTTTTTAAATCTTTTTCTAATACAAGCGTATATACTGCTAGTAAAGCAGCTCTGGAAAGCATAGCAAGGGTTTTAAATATAGAGCTTGCAGATAAAGGAATTAGAGTAAATGTAGTGAGTCCTGGGGTTACAGAAAGTCCTATTCAGAAAAAGTCAGGAATGAGTGATGAGGCTATTGATAATCTTTTAGAACATTTCTCCAGTACTTCTCCTATTGGTAGAATTGTTCAACCAACTGATATTGCTCCAATTGTTGAATTTCTACTTTCAGATAAATCACAAGTTTTAAGAAATGAAAAGATTATTGTTGATGGTGGAACCACACTTTAA
- a CDS encoding winged helix-turn-helix transcriptional regulator: protein MKTEEKIIEKKYQQAKECPITLFMEQIGGKWKPVIIWLLLLNEVMRFNELDKAIDGISQKMLSQQLKDLEKLNIVNRKVYPVIPPKVEYSLTEKGKSLKENLTMIMEWSNKNLR, encoded by the coding sequence ATGAAAACAGAAGAAAAAATAATTGAAAAAAAATATCAACAAGCCAAAGAATGTCCAATAACCCTATTTATGGAACAAATTGGAGGAAAATGGAAACCTGTAATCATTTGGCTTTTGCTTTTAAACGAGGTAATGAGATTTAACGAACTGGATAAAGCTATTGATGGGATTAGCCAAAAAATGTTATCTCAACAATTAAAAGACCTCGAAAAATTAAACATAGTAAATAGAAAAGTATATCCTGTAATCCCTCCTAAAGTTGAATATAGCCTAACTGAAAAAGGGAAATCTTTAAAAGAAAACTTAACCATGATAATGGAGTGGAGTAATAAAAACCTACGATAA